From the Blastopirellula marina genome, one window contains:
- a CDS encoding FAD-binding and (Fe-S)-binding domain-containing protein, with product MDLERERIRADLRGVLDGEIRCDDTFLELYSTDASLFQVKPLAVVRPRRTSDVSATVQYAAENQIPIHARGAGTGMAGESLGTGIVLDFAHSMRRILETGDDWVRIQPGVVLANLNRHLAQRDRIFGPDPATRSVTTMGSVIALDASGSHWPQHGSARDHILELQVVLANGEVVTIKPTHLDRVSHLESPELVRITSGIAELMESHADKIHGHLPNTFNQGSGYRLSGVVENEVIDLGKLLAGSEGSLALVTQAKLRTSPRSKARGLVLLFFERLDNAAKAAVQLGTAGISACDLLDRRILAIARETDPRYSNLIPENTEAMLLVEFSGETQSEVHTELEKIADRIRRRRKLAFHSLITTSPNEVGTYWELARRMTPILYRLKGNTRPLPFIEDMTVPPPQLPNFLTKVQDVMKRHETIASIFAHAAHGHLHVRPLLNMADRGDLAKLERIADETYEELFKVGGSLSGESGDGISRTPYLPRQYGPLYELFGRIKRLFDPAGILNPGKKVLSSTFSPMELVRRVELVPQADISPEPQNSSNKKDQNPSDFELPILTWTPQEMATTARSCHGCGRCRTYGADTRMCPIFRFDSREDASPRAKANLLRGVLSGQLPPESLDSAETKEILDTCFHCHQCRIDCPSNVDIPNIVLEMRARNVDANGLTQDGSLQAKIHRWALWGNRFPRVANWALGNRVMRWLMERFIGLAKQRKLPRLANRSFVKQAARRGLTTATRRSGRKVLYFVDLYANLFDTQLAQAFVNVLDHNRISVYVHPNQQVSGMPSISQGAVTMAARLAHKNVKALAEAVRQGYTIVATEPSAVMALTHEYLNLLDSDDAKIVAENTREACEFLWDLHHHGELELDLKPMNLTVGFHVPCHLRALHEVSYGQRILQLIPGLSVRPIEKGCSGMAGTFGLTRSNFRSSLRIGWDLIVAMRAKQIQIGSTECSSCKMQIEQAGNKAVVHPIKLLAKSYGVLEPDVDLFTPSPHDLFVT from the coding sequence ATGGATTTAGAACGAGAACGAATACGAGCCGATCTCCGTGGTGTCCTCGATGGTGAGATCCGCTGTGATGATACGTTCCTGGAACTCTATTCCACTGACGCCAGCCTGTTTCAAGTCAAACCACTCGCCGTTGTCCGCCCGCGCAGGACGTCCGATGTCTCGGCAACTGTCCAGTATGCAGCCGAGAATCAAATTCCGATTCATGCGCGAGGTGCCGGCACAGGCATGGCCGGTGAATCGCTAGGCACAGGGATCGTTCTCGACTTCGCCCACTCGATGCGGCGAATCCTGGAAACTGGCGACGATTGGGTACGCATTCAGCCAGGAGTCGTTCTGGCGAACTTGAATCGGCATCTTGCTCAGCGTGATCGCATTTTCGGCCCCGACCCAGCGACGCGCAGCGTAACGACAATGGGAAGCGTCATTGCGTTAGATGCCTCAGGTAGTCACTGGCCACAACATGGATCGGCCCGCGATCACATTTTGGAATTGCAGGTCGTTCTGGCGAACGGCGAAGTCGTTACGATCAAGCCGACTCACCTCGACCGCGTGTCTCACTTGGAATCGCCGGAACTGGTACGAATCACCTCTGGTATTGCCGAGTTGATGGAATCGCATGCCGACAAGATCCACGGCCATTTGCCCAATACGTTCAACCAGGGAAGCGGATACCGACTCTCAGGCGTCGTCGAAAACGAAGTTATTGACCTGGGCAAGCTACTTGCGGGCTCTGAGGGAAGCTTGGCATTGGTCACGCAGGCCAAACTCCGGACTTCTCCCCGATCTAAGGCTCGCGGCCTGGTGCTGCTCTTCTTCGAACGTCTGGATAATGCCGCCAAGGCAGCCGTTCAGTTGGGTACCGCGGGGATAAGTGCGTGCGATTTGCTGGATCGACGTATTCTGGCCATTGCCCGTGAAACCGATCCACGCTATTCGAACCTGATTCCCGAAAACACCGAAGCCATGCTTCTGGTTGAATTCTCCGGCGAAACGCAGTCCGAAGTCCACACCGAACTAGAGAAGATCGCCGATCGAATTCGCCGGCGTCGCAAGCTGGCTTTTCATTCGTTGATTACCACCAGTCCGAATGAGGTTGGAACGTACTGGGAACTAGCGCGTCGAATGACGCCGATCCTCTATCGATTGAAGGGAAATACGCGTCCACTTCCGTTTATTGAAGACATGACCGTCCCGCCGCCACAGCTACCGAACTTTCTGACGAAAGTCCAAGATGTAATGAAGCGGCACGAAACGATCGCGTCGATCTTTGCTCACGCAGCACACGGGCACCTGCATGTTCGTCCCCTTTTGAATATGGCCGACCGAGGCGACCTCGCGAAGCTCGAACGCATAGCCGACGAGACTTACGAAGAACTATTCAAAGTCGGTGGCTCTTTGAGTGGCGAATCTGGCGACGGCATCAGCCGTACACCCTATCTCCCTCGACAATACGGTCCCCTGTACGAACTTTTCGGACGAATCAAACGCTTGTTCGATCCGGCCGGAATTTTAAATCCCGGCAAGAAGGTCCTTTCCTCGACATTCTCTCCCATGGAACTCGTGCGGCGCGTCGAGCTTGTTCCCCAAGCAGATATCAGCCCAGAGCCCCAAAACTCAAGCAACAAGAAGGACCAAAATCCCAGCGATTTCGAACTTCCCATTTTGACGTGGACGCCGCAGGAAATGGCCACCACGGCCCGAAGCTGCCACGGCTGTGGTCGATGCCGAACGTACGGGGCGGATACGCGGATGTGTCCTATCTTTCGCTTCGATTCGCGTGAAGATGCCTCGCCGAGAGCCAAAGCCAATTTGCTTCGCGGCGTGCTTTCCGGCCAGCTTCCTCCGGAAAGTTTAGATTCGGCAGAAACCAAGGAGATCCTCGATACCTGCTTCCATTGCCATCAATGTCGTATCGATTGTCCCTCGAACGTTGACATCCCGAACATCGTTCTCGAGATGCGAGCCCGAAATGTCGATGCCAATGGACTTACGCAGGACGGGTCGCTTCAGGCCAAGATCCACCGCTGGGCCCTCTGGGGAAATCGTTTTCCCCGTGTTGCCAACTGGGCCTTGGGAAACCGCGTCATGCGCTGGTTGATGGAACGTTTCATCGGTCTGGCCAAACAGCGCAAACTACCACGACTGGCCAATCGCAGTTTCGTAAAGCAAGCGGCACGTCGAGGCCTGACCACAGCGACTCGCCGAAGCGGCCGCAAGGTGCTCTACTTCGTGGACCTCTATGCGAATCTCTTCGACACGCAACTTGCCCAAGCATTTGTGAACGTGTTGGATCACAATCGCATCTCGGTGTACGTACATCCGAACCAGCAAGTCAGCGGGATGCCCTCGATTTCGCAAGGGGCCGTAACCATGGCTGCGCGGCTCGCCCACAAAAACGTGAAAGCACTCGCCGAAGCCGTTCGCCAAGGTTACACGATCGTGGCGACCGAACCCTCTGCGGTGATGGCGCTAACGCACGAATACCTCAATCTTTTGGATTCCGACGACGCCAAGATCGTGGCAGAGAATACCCGCGAAGCGTGTGAATTCCTGTGGGATCTTCACCATCACGGAGAGCTGGAACTCGACTTAAAACCGATGAATCTTACCGTCGGGTTTCATGTCCCTTGTCATCTACGCGCCCTGCACGAAGTTTCGTACGGACAACGCATTCTGCAATTGATACCGGGCTTATCGGTGCGTCCTATCGAAAAGGGTTGCTCCGGCATGGCCGGCACCTTTGGTCTGACACGCAGCAACTTTCGTAGCAGTTTGCGTATCGGCTGGGACCTGATCGTAGCGATGCGTGCCAAGCAGATCCAAATTGGTTCCACGGAATGCAGTTCCTGTAAGATGCAGATCGAACAAGCCGGCAACAAGGCGGTTGTTCATCCGATCAAGCTCTTGGCTAAGTCCTATGGTGTCCTCGAGCCAGATGTCGACCTTTTCACTCCCTCACCTCATGATCTGTTTGTGACATGA
- a CDS encoding MoaD/ThiS family protein — protein MKIRVKLFALTQDLAGREAVSLDLDEPVTVGAIRQSLGATIPALQPVLGSCAFAVNNEYALNSVEVHETDEVACLPPVSGG, from the coding sequence ATGAAGATACGCGTCAAACTGTTTGCCTTGACTCAAGATCTGGCAGGACGCGAGGCAGTGTCGCTCGACCTGGACGAACCTGTCACCGTTGGAGCAATTCGCCAGAGCCTGGGAGCAACGATCCCTGCCTTGCAGCCTGTTCTCGGCAGTTGTGCTTTTGCAGTCAACAACGAATATGCGCTGAACTCGGTCGAAGTCCACGAAACGGACGAAGTTGCCTGCTTGCCTCCGGTAAGTGGAGGATAG
- a CDS encoding molybdenum cofactor biosynthesis protein MoaE, protein MVELTELPIDASVVTRMVTSPKSGAVVLFLGTTRQFTDAKETVTLTYTAYAPMATSEMEKLEAQAKARWPIDQCVLIHRLGEVSIGEASVAVAVSTPHRRDAFEAASWLMDRLKELVPVWKKEHWASGSTDWVHPGLVQRPDENTLH, encoded by the coding sequence ATGGTTGAACTCACCGAACTGCCAATTGATGCCTCCGTGGTTACACGTATGGTGACCTCCCCCAAGTCGGGAGCAGTCGTTCTATTTCTAGGCACGACCCGCCAATTCACTGACGCCAAAGAGACCGTCACCCTGACTTATACAGCGTATGCCCCCATGGCAACTAGCGAGATGGAAAAGCTCGAGGCCCAGGCAAAAGCACGCTGGCCGATCGATCAATGCGTGCTCATCCATCGACTCGGCGAAGTCTCCATTGGTGAAGCAAGTGTCGCGGTGGCTGTTTCCACGCCTCACCGGCGTGACGCGTTCGAGGCTGCAAGCTGGTTAATGGATCGCCTCAAAGAGTTAGTTCCCGTATGGAAAAAAGAACACTGGGCCAGTGGATCAACCGATTGGGTTCATCCCGGATTGGTTCAGCGACCGGACGAAAATACGTTACACTAG
- the moaA gene encoding GTP 3',8-cyclase MoaA, giving the protein MSIEPNTPLIDRFGRVHTSLRISVTDRCNIRCFYCMPLENVRFKPRDELLTFEEMTRVVRVAAGHGINKLRLTGGEPLVRSNLSQLIRMLKQVPGIQEIALTTNGILLTDQAADLKSAGLDRLNVSLDALGEEMFERITRRQGVQKVIDGIVAAQAAGFRDIRLNAVAIQNLTEGEIVPLANFARENDLHLRFIEFMPLDADRAWDRNQVLSGRQLREIISREVTPLHDDDRPDKSQPAIDYQYVDGRQRVGFINSVTEPFCGTCNRLRITAEGQLRNCLFGVEEWDTRPILRNGGTDVDLSERLHDCVQAKKPSHGMDSPEFVPPERAMYQIGG; this is encoded by the coding sequence ATGTCAATCGAACCGAATACACCACTGATCGACCGCTTCGGACGTGTGCATACGAGCCTGCGCATTAGTGTGACAGATCGCTGCAATATTCGGTGCTTCTATTGCATGCCGCTAGAGAATGTTCGCTTCAAGCCTCGTGACGAGTTGCTGACATTCGAGGAAATGACGCGAGTTGTGCGTGTGGCCGCCGGACACGGGATCAACAAGCTACGACTGACCGGTGGAGAACCGCTGGTCAGATCAAACCTCTCGCAACTCATTCGGATGCTTAAACAAGTGCCTGGGATCCAGGAAATTGCCCTGACGACCAACGGCATCCTTCTAACCGATCAGGCCGCGGATCTGAAGTCCGCCGGCCTCGACCGATTGAACGTCAGTCTTGACGCGCTCGGCGAAGAGATGTTCGAGCGAATCACCCGCCGGCAAGGCGTGCAGAAGGTAATCGATGGAATCGTGGCGGCGCAGGCTGCTGGTTTCCGCGATATACGCTTAAACGCCGTGGCAATTCAAAATCTCACGGAAGGCGAAATTGTCCCTCTGGCCAATTTTGCGCGTGAAAACGACCTCCATTTACGCTTTATTGAATTCATGCCTTTGGATGCGGATCGAGCTTGGGACAGGAATCAGGTTCTGTCCGGTCGCCAACTCCGCGAGATAATTTCTCGTGAAGTCACTCCGTTGCATGATGACGATCGCCCAGACAAGAGCCAACCTGCAATCGATTACCAATATGTGGATGGTCGCCAACGCGTTGGTTTCATTAACAGTGTGACCGAGCCATTTTGCGGCACTTGCAATCGACTTCGGATTACGGCGGAAGGACAACTGCGAAACTGTTTGTTTGGCGTGGAAGAATGGGACACAAGGCCGATCCTGAGAAATGGCGGTACGGATGTCGACCTGTCAGAACGACTGCACGACTGTGTCCAGGCCAAGAAGCCATCACACGGAATGGACTCTCCTGAGTTCGTTCCGCCGGAACGAGCCATGTACCAAATCGGGGGCTAG
- a CDS encoding aminotransferase class V-fold PLP-dependent enzyme: protein MARERIYLDNAATSWPKPASVVEAVQHHLTELGACAGRSGYREANEVERLIGDTRKQIAYLFGTHSQEHVIFGYNGTDMLNLGLHGYLKRGDHVITTTVEHNSILRPLSTMQKTLEIELTHVAAGEDGRVSVESIENAIQGNTRLIAITHVSNVTGAIQPIEAIYQVAKNRGVRMLVDAAQSAGHLDLNLGETPIDMVAFSGHKGLLGPLGTGAMILQPEIAELLQCQRQGGTGTKSESDEQPNELPAKFESGNANVTGILGLRAGVEYIREQTVTALHRHTMQNTSRLIEGLQSMPKVRILGPQSLEHRTGVVSIQVEAFDPHELATALDSAFGVQCRAGLHCAPLMHQHLGTLGSGGTLRFSLSIFTTADQIDRTLEAMQAIVR from the coding sequence GTGGCAAGAGAACGAATCTACCTTGATAACGCAGCGACTAGCTGGCCCAAGCCTGCCAGTGTCGTGGAAGCCGTGCAGCATCATTTGACGGAACTGGGTGCGTGTGCCGGAAGAAGTGGTTACCGTGAGGCGAATGAGGTCGAGCGTCTCATTGGCGACACCCGCAAGCAAATCGCCTATCTGTTCGGTACTCATTCGCAAGAGCATGTCATCTTTGGCTACAACGGGACGGACATGCTCAACCTGGGCTTGCACGGATACCTAAAACGCGGCGACCACGTGATCACTACCACGGTCGAACACAACTCGATTCTGCGCCCTCTTTCCACCATGCAAAAGACGCTGGAAATCGAGTTGACCCATGTCGCGGCCGGTGAAGATGGTCGCGTATCGGTCGAGTCCATCGAAAACGCAATCCAAGGCAATACACGCCTGATTGCCATCACGCACGTTTCCAACGTTACCGGTGCCATTCAGCCCATTGAGGCAATCTATCAAGTCGCCAAGAATCGTGGCGTCCGTATGCTGGTCGATGCGGCCCAATCGGCCGGTCACCTGGACCTGAATTTAGGGGAGACCCCCATCGACATGGTAGCCTTTTCAGGCCACAAGGGCCTGCTCGGTCCGCTAGGGACAGGCGCGATGATCTTGCAGCCGGAAATAGCTGAATTGCTGCAATGCCAACGACAGGGTGGAACCGGCACCAAGAGCGAATCGGACGAGCAACCCAATGAATTGCCCGCCAAGTTTGAAAGCGGCAATGCGAACGTAACCGGCATTCTGGGGCTTCGTGCAGGGGTTGAATATATTCGCGAGCAAACCGTTACTGCGCTGCATCGACACACCATGCAGAATACCAGTCGACTTATCGAAGGTCTGCAATCAATGCCCAAGGTACGCATTCTGGGCCCCCAGAGCCTGGAACATCGTACTGGTGTTGTCAGCATTCAGGTCGAAGCGTTTGACCCACACGAGCTAGCTACGGCCCTCGATTCTGCTTTTGGTGTCCAGTGCCGAGCAGGGCTGCACTGTGCCCCCCTAATGCACCAGCACCTGGGCACGCTTGGCTCCGGCGGTACACTGAGATTCAGCCTAAGCATCTTTACCACGGCCGACCAAATTGATCGCACCCTGGAAGCAATGCAGGCAATCGTGCGATAG
- a CDS encoding YkgJ family cysteine cluster protein — protein sequence MSQKPDQSKPWYQDGLQFECTQCGGCCTGGPGYVWVNAAEIQAMADFAGMTVEQFESVYVREVGLRKSLKEYSTGDCVFLDTESKGCTVYSARPRQCRTWPFWDSNIKTPEDWQATCDFCPGSGKGRLYSLEEIQDRASEIRI from the coding sequence ATGAGCCAGAAACCCGATCAGAGCAAACCTTGGTATCAGGATGGCCTTCAATTCGAATGCACCCAATGTGGCGGATGCTGTACCGGCGGCCCAGGCTACGTTTGGGTGAATGCGGCCGAAATCCAAGCCATGGCAGACTTTGCAGGTATGACCGTCGAGCAATTCGAATCGGTTTACGTCCGAGAAGTCGGTTTGCGAAAGAGTTTGAAGGAATACTCAACCGGCGACTGTGTTTTTCTCGATACGGAAAGTAAGGGCTGTACCGTTTATTCTGCACGGCCCCGCCAGTGCCGAACCTGGCCATTCTGGGACTCAAACATCAAAACGCCGGAAGATTGGCAGGCTACCTGCGATTTCTGCCCTGGCAGCGGTAAGGGGCGTCTCTATAGCCTCGAAGAGATCCAGGACCGAGCGAGCGAGATCCGAATTTGA
- a CDS encoding HU family DNA-binding protein, translating into MTKKEIVKTISEEIGLTQLKTKEIVQKTFDAIVTTLVEDGRIELRNFGVFEVKKRAARKARNPRTGAKVDVDEKYVVTFKPGKEMEERVRQLEEKDRQGRLEAEQQSAPPQQQPYSPPQSNDSPGYPSAYPNPPSSGPGDYGS; encoded by the coding sequence GTGACCAAAAAAGAGATTGTGAAGACGATTTCTGAAGAGATCGGGCTCACACAACTCAAGACAAAAGAGATCGTCCAGAAGACGTTCGACGCCATTGTGACTACCCTCGTTGAGGATGGCCGCATTGAGCTGAGGAACTTCGGGGTTTTCGAGGTCAAGAAGCGTGCTGCTCGCAAAGCCCGCAATCCGCGAACAGGTGCAAAGGTTGATGTCGACGAAAAGTACGTCGTCACCTTCAAGCCTGGCAAGGAGATGGAAGAAAGGGTTCGACAGCTGGAAGAGAAGGACCGACAGGGCCGACTCGAAGCCGAGCAACAATCGGCACCACCCCAGCAGCAGCCTTATTCCCCTCCCCAGTCGAATGACTCGCCTGGTTACCCATCGGCTTACCCTAATCCACCGAGCTCTGGGCCCGGTGACTACGGTAGCTAG
- a CDS encoding dihydroorotate dehydrogenase: MSVDLAVQLGRLTLPNPVLVASGTFGYAKEMAGIVDLAKLGGILPKTITSSPRPGNKPWRTVETTGGMLNSIGLDNDGIDYFIANHLPYLGSLGSPLVVSIAGKTKEDFVSMAAQLGEHAQVAAIELNISCPNVSGGIDFGTDPATCEKLVAEVRAACPHPIIAKLTPNVTSIAAIAKAAEAGGADAVSAINTVQGMAIDWKRKKPMLGNVIGGLSGPAIKPVALRCVFQIAKATNVPIIGIGGISTLDDVMEFLVAGATAVQIGTANYFDPTLCNRVIDELPGALSTLGASSVKEIVGTLQLPS, encoded by the coding sequence ATGTCTGTTGATCTTGCCGTTCAGTTGGGGCGTCTCACGCTCCCCAATCCCGTTTTGGTCGCCTCCGGTACGTTCGGATACGCGAAGGAAATGGCCGGCATTGTCGACCTGGCCAAGCTGGGCGGTATTTTGCCGAAGACAATCACCAGCAGCCCGCGTCCTGGCAACAAGCCCTGGCGGACGGTCGAAACCACCGGTGGGATGCTCAACAGCATCGGTCTCGACAATGACGGCATCGACTACTTCATTGCCAATCACCTGCCTTATTTAGGGTCGCTTGGCTCGCCGCTAGTCGTCAGTATCGCCGGTAAAACGAAAGAAGACTTCGTCAGCATGGCAGCCCAGCTAGGTGAGCACGCCCAGGTTGCGGCCATTGAATTAAACATTTCGTGCCCCAATGTCAGCGGTGGCATCGACTTCGGGACCGATCCAGCAACTTGCGAAAAGCTGGTAGCTGAGGTTCGAGCGGCATGCCCTCATCCGATCATTGCCAAACTAACCCCCAACGTCACCAGTATCGCAGCGATCGCCAAAGCAGCCGAAGCTGGCGGAGCAGACGCGGTTTCGGCTATCAACACCGTCCAAGGGATGGCAATCGACTGGAAACGAAAGAAGCCCATGCTCGGCAACGTGATCGGTGGCCTATCGGGGCCGGCAATCAAGCCGGTCGCCCTGCGGTGTGTCTTTCAAATTGCCAAGGCAACGAACGTCCCGATCATTGGCATCGGCGGGATCAGCACTTTAGACGATGTCATGGAATTCCTGGTTGCAGGGGCGACGGCTGTGCAGATTGGTACAGCAAACTATTTCGATCCCACGCTCTGCAATCGCGTGATCGATGAGTTGCCTGGCGCACTCAGCACGCTTGGGGCATCTAGCGTCAAGGAAATCGTCGGAACGCTACAACTCCCCTCGTAG
- the trpS gene encoding tryptophan--tRNA ligase, giving the protein MRVLSGIQPTGRPHWGNYFGAIRQYIDLQGNEQSFYFIANLHALTTVRDRDKLEQATIDMALDILALGLDPDQATLFVQSDVPEISELCWILMTGTGMGLLERCVSYKDKKDKGLKADAGLFTYPVLQAADILGYDSDVVPVGQDQVQHIEVTRDIAQSFNHQFGEVFVLPKPKVLDASAKVPGTDGEKMSKSYGNIIELFEPPKQARKKIMRIVTDSRPMEDPKDPETDHLYQLYSLFAEPEPLQEMADLYRKGGFGYGHVKKALADASEAYFAEAHQRRAELVANPARLKEILGDGAQVARKKAREVLTRAQEASGISSWHAKLK; this is encoded by the coding sequence ATGCGTGTTCTTTCCGGTATTCAGCCGACAGGACGTCCCCACTGGGGCAATTACTTTGGTGCGATTCGGCAATATATCGACCTGCAAGGCAACGAGCAGTCGTTCTACTTCATCGCCAATCTGCATGCCCTGACCACGGTTCGTGACCGCGACAAGCTCGAGCAGGCCACCATCGACATGGCCCTCGATATCTTGGCCCTCGGCCTGGACCCCGATCAGGCAACGCTGTTTGTACAGTCGGATGTCCCTGAGATCAGTGAACTGTGCTGGATCCTAATGACAGGAACTGGCATGGGCCTCTTGGAACGCTGCGTCAGTTACAAAGACAAGAAGGACAAGGGACTGAAAGCAGACGCAGGTCTGTTTACCTATCCTGTGCTGCAAGCCGCCGACATCCTGGGGTACGACTCTGACGTCGTCCCCGTCGGGCAAGACCAGGTTCAGCACATCGAAGTCACGCGCGACATTGCCCAAAGCTTTAATCATCAGTTCGGTGAAGTCTTTGTGCTACCCAAGCCGAAAGTGCTGGACGCTTCGGCCAAGGTCCCTGGCACCGACGGCGAGAAGATGTCCAAGAGTTACGGCAACATCATCGAATTGTTCGAGCCACCGAAGCAGGCACGCAAGAAGATTATGCGGATCGTGACCGACTCGCGACCGATGGAAGACCCCAAAGATCCGGAAACGGACCACCTGTATCAGCTATACTCGCTGTTTGCCGAGCCGGAACCGCTGCAGGAAATGGCCGATCTTTATCGCAAAGGAGGCTTCGGCTATGGCCACGTAAAAAAGGCCTTGGCCGATGCATCCGAAGCCTATTTCGCCGAGGCTCACCAGCGCCGTGCTGAACTGGTTGCCAATCCGGCTCGCTTGAAAGAGATTCTCGGAGATGGTGCCCAGGTCGCGCGCAAGAAGGCCCGCGAAGTTCTCACCCGGGCTCAAGAGGCCTCCGGTATTTCCAGCTGGCACGCAAAACTAAAGTAG
- the acpS gene encoding holo-ACP synthase, whose protein sequence is MEIIGIGTDIIECLRIAQMIERHGEMFINRVYTQHEIEYCSERKAATQHYAGRWAAKEAVLKAIGTGWIKGITWRDVEVANQFGGKPIIHLYGGALDSAKRRGIEEVQISISHCRTHAVAYALAVGDTSQLKNPRP, encoded by the coding sequence ATGGAAATCATCGGAATCGGAACCGACATCATCGAGTGCCTGCGAATCGCCCAAATGATCGAACGTCATGGCGAGATGTTCATCAATCGGGTCTACACTCAGCACGAAATCGAATACTGCAGCGAGCGCAAAGCGGCGACCCAGCACTATGCTGGTCGCTGGGCCGCGAAGGAAGCTGTGCTCAAAGCCATCGGCACTGGCTGGATCAAAGGGATCACCTGGCGCGACGTCGAGGTTGCCAATCAGTTCGGCGGCAAGCCAATTATTCATCTTTACGGTGGCGCGTTGGATTCCGCAAAACGACGCGGGATTGAAGAAGTTCAAATCAGCATCAGCCATTGCCGCACGCATGCCGTCGCCTATGCCTTGGCCGTGGGTGACACCTCTCAGCTGAAAAATCCACGCCCCTAA
- a CDS encoding DinB family protein, giving the protein MSLSQLLFADLEHEFAGTRKTLERVPDDKWDWKIHEKSLTIGSLATHLGRIPSWTMFTFDRESLDLNPADGPNFNPPTPSNCAENLKIFDENVAQAVATLQTVDDATLDQPWTLLSGGETIFTIPKRMVIRTWVINHLIHHRAILTVYFRMNDIPVPALYGPSGDEQF; this is encoded by the coding sequence ATGAGTCTCAGCCAATTACTTTTTGCAGACTTGGAGCACGAGTTTGCTGGTACCCGGAAAACACTCGAACGCGTGCCGGACGACAAATGGGACTGGAAGATTCACGAAAAGTCTCTGACGATCGGCTCGTTGGCGACGCACCTGGGTCGGATTCCCAGCTGGACGATGTTCACCTTCGACCGGGAATCGCTCGACTTGAACCCTGCCGATGGGCCTAACTTCAATCCTCCCACTCCTTCAAATTGCGCGGAGAACCTGAAGATATTCGACGAGAATGTCGCCCAGGCAGTGGCCACCCTTCAGACAGTCGATGATGCCACGCTCGATCAACCCTGGACGCTACTCAGCGGCGGCGAGACGATTTTCACCATCCCGAAACGCATGGTGATTCGTACGTGGGTGATCAACCATCTTATTCATCATCGGGCGATTCTGACGGTGTACTTCCGCATGAACGACATACCGGTTCCCGCTTTGTACGGACCTTCGGGCGACGAACAGTTCTGA